From one Tsukamurella tyrosinosolvens genomic stretch:
- a CDS encoding IclR family transcriptional regulator gives MSQSLTRALEILRLLGEAPASLDELADELGVHKTTVLRLLRPLVDARFAYHDEAHRYHLGSRVFDLAARASEQRGIREIAAPHLVAFNREYGRTTHLAAREGDAVVYIDKLESRDLIRMYSRVGMEVNLNSSAVGKLMLSTLPDDELRRFVAGMDFTRRTPNTIVTPEDYLAEIERVRAQDWAADREENEPTINCIGAPVRDASGTIVAAVSVSVPDVVLPFDELLDLLEPLRATCAAISRDCGYRPR, from the coding sequence ATGAGCCAGAGCCTGACCCGCGCGCTGGAGATCCTCCGCCTGCTGGGCGAGGCCCCCGCCTCGCTCGACGAGCTGGCCGACGAGCTCGGCGTGCACAAGACCACCGTGCTGCGCCTGCTGCGGCCCCTCGTCGACGCGCGCTTCGCGTACCACGACGAGGCGCACCGCTACCACCTCGGATCGCGCGTCTTCGACCTGGCGGCACGCGCCTCGGAGCAGCGCGGGATCCGTGAGATCGCCGCGCCCCACCTGGTCGCGTTCAACCGCGAGTACGGCCGGACCACGCACCTCGCGGCCCGCGAGGGCGACGCCGTCGTCTACATCGACAAGCTGGAGTCGCGCGACCTCATCCGCATGTATTCGCGGGTGGGCATGGAGGTCAATCTCAACTCCAGCGCCGTCGGCAAGCTCATGCTGTCGACGCTGCCCGACGACGAACTGCGACGGTTCGTCGCCGGGATGGACTTCACCCGGCGCACGCCGAACACGATTGTGACCCCCGAGGACTACCTGGCCGAGATCGAGCGCGTCCGCGCGCAGGACTGGGCGGCGGACCGCGAGGAGAACGAGCCCACGATCAACTGCATCGGCGCTCCGGTCCGCGATGCGAGCGGCACGATCGTCGCTGCCGTGTCCGTGTCGGTGCCCGACGTGGTCCTGCCCTTCGACGAGCTGCTGGACCTGCTGGAGCCGCTGCGCGCCACGTGCGCGGCGATCTCCCGCGACTGCGGGTACCGCCCGCGCTGA
- a CDS encoding RidA family protein, producing MTATAVSTTDAPAPAHFFSQGVRRGNLLQVSGQGPMDPATNQYIAAGDVKEQTRRTLENVKAILEAGGASVADVLMFRVYLTTRDDFGPMNEVYGAFIAENVPEGAALPCRTTVFVDLPHEVMLVEIDALAVLD from the coding sequence ATGACCGCGACCGCCGTCTCCACCACCGACGCGCCCGCTCCCGCCCACTTCTTCTCGCAGGGCGTGCGCCGCGGCAACCTGCTGCAGGTCTCCGGCCAGGGCCCGATGGACCCCGCGACGAACCAGTACATCGCCGCCGGCGACGTCAAGGAGCAGACCCGGCGCACCCTGGAGAACGTCAAGGCGATCCTCGAGGCCGGCGGCGCGTCCGTGGCCGACGTGCTGATGTTCCGCGTCTACCTCACCACCCGCGACGACTTCGGCCCGATGAACGAGGTCTACGGCGCGTTCATCGCGGAGAACGTACCCGAGGGCGCCGCGCTCCCCTGCCGCACGACGGTCTTCGTCGACCTCCCGCACGAGGTGATGCTCGTGGAGATCGACGCGCTCGCCGTCCTGGACTGA
- a CDS encoding cation diffusion facilitator family transporter, with product MSGHAGHDHGVSADADKRWLSLALALIVGFMAIEVTIGIIASSLALITDAAHMLTDAAAIVLALVAIKLAAKPAKGGYTWGLKRVEILSAQANGITLLLLAAFFVYEGISRLITPPDVDGRLVFFTALAGCVVNLAATWCIRRANRTSLNVEGAYQHILNDLYAFIATAIAGAVIWATGWGRADAIAALVVAALMLKAGWGLVKASGRIFLEAAPEGLDPAEVGRDVAAVPSVTEVHDLHIWEITSGQPALSAHVLVDAAADCHAVRSKISGMLHDEYGIEHATLQVDHDGAEDHCDEPHGEAYRSE from the coding sequence ATGAGCGGACACGCGGGACACGATCACGGGGTGTCGGCCGACGCCGACAAGCGCTGGCTGAGCCTGGCGCTGGCACTCATCGTCGGCTTCATGGCGATCGAGGTGACGATCGGCATCATCGCGAGCTCCCTCGCGCTGATCACCGACGCCGCGCACATGCTCACCGACGCCGCGGCGATCGTGCTCGCTCTGGTCGCGATCAAGCTCGCCGCGAAGCCGGCGAAGGGCGGCTACACGTGGGGCCTCAAGCGGGTGGAGATCCTGTCGGCGCAGGCCAACGGGATCACCCTCCTGCTCCTCGCGGCGTTCTTCGTCTACGAGGGGATCTCGCGGCTGATCACGCCACCCGACGTCGACGGCCGGCTGGTCTTCTTCACCGCGCTCGCCGGCTGCGTCGTGAACCTCGCCGCCACGTGGTGCATCCGGCGGGCCAACCGCACCAGCCTCAACGTCGAGGGCGCCTACCAGCACATCCTCAACGACCTCTACGCCTTCATCGCCACCGCCATCGCGGGCGCGGTCATCTGGGCCACGGGGTGGGGCCGGGCGGATGCGATCGCCGCGCTGGTCGTGGCCGCGCTGATGCTCAAGGCCGGCTGGGGGCTGGTCAAGGCGTCGGGGCGGATCTTCCTCGAGGCCGCGCCCGAGGGCCTCGACCCCGCCGAGGTGGGGCGCGACGTCGCCGCGGTGCCGTCGGTCACCGAGGTGCACGACCTGCACATCTGGGAGATCACCTCGGGGCAGCCCGCGCTGTCGGCGCACGTCCTCGTCGACGCGGCCGCGGACTGCCACGCCGTCCGCTCGAAGATCAGCGGCATGCTGCACGACGAGTACGGCATCGAGCACGCGACGCTGCAGGTCGATCACGACGGCGCCGAGGACCACTGCGACGAGCCCCACGGGGAGGCGTACCGCTCGGAGTGA
- a CDS encoding esterase/lipase family protein, with amino-acid sequence MIAGRSLIALAAAVAATGALAAPATAAPAQGTVVIVPGQYIGALPYQPMKTALERSGSRVEVLNLRGLDLRSDAAAIGAAVDRAKAGGGPVSLVGHSVGGLSARYYLKALGGAPKVTHYAAIGTAQYGSPAACSQSGTAREVCPGSDFLATLNSGVGAVGPTQYFSIRSAKEWADGRITGPQCRMTPVPSATGNGGFDHTVEPVDPRVIAQVQAAVAGRCEGVRADEAAGSIQAANTLYPAGRAASGG; translated from the coding sequence ATGATTGCAGGACGCTCCCTCATCGCCCTGGCGGCGGCCGTCGCCGCGACCGGCGCCCTCGCGGCACCCGCTACCGCCGCGCCCGCACAGGGCACCGTCGTCATCGTTCCCGGCCAGTACATCGGCGCGCTGCCCTACCAGCCGATGAAGACCGCCCTTGAGCGGTCCGGGTCGCGGGTCGAGGTGCTGAACCTGCGGGGCCTCGACCTGCGCTCCGACGCCGCCGCGATCGGCGCGGCCGTCGACCGGGCGAAGGCCGGCGGCGGCCCCGTCTCCCTCGTCGGGCACAGCGTCGGTGGCCTCAGCGCCCGCTACTACCTCAAGGCGCTGGGCGGAGCCCCGAAGGTGACCCACTACGCCGCGATCGGCACCGCGCAGTACGGCAGCCCCGCCGCCTGCTCGCAGTCCGGCACCGCCCGCGAGGTGTGCCCCGGTTCGGACTTCCTCGCCACCCTGAACAGCGGCGTCGGGGCCGTCGGACCCACGCAGTACTTCTCGATCCGGAGCGCGAAGGAGTGGGCCGACGGCCGCATCACCGGACCGCAGTGCCGGATGACGCCCGTCCCGTCGGCCACCGGGAACGGCGGATTCGACCACACCGTCGAGCCCGTGGACCCGCGCGTCATCGCCCAGGTCCAGGCTGCGGTCGCCGGACGGTGCGAGGGCGTGCGCGCCGACGAGGCCGCCGGCTCGATCCAGGCGGCGAACACCCTGTACCCGGCGGGCCGGGCCGCCAGCGGAGGCTAG
- a CDS encoding esterase/lipase family protein, which produces MNLRSVWRRAVVAAAGAALLVAAPSTAAPLPENFNFFGGIPSELTNANGSLPGTNDYSCRPTARHPNPVVLVHGTGGGSQTNWGAYAPLLKNNGYCVFSFTYGALPGAPWPVNQIGGTRPLATSAQQLKSMVERVLAATGAKKVDLIGHSQGTLMPSYFVKYLGGAGKVGKYVSLAPLWRGTGGDLGRAASVFVRGLNIRDPYFPVFESIGDMLPGSRFLDKIWADGTPYARGVEYTNISTRFDELVLPYTSGQLDGPPGTKVTNIVVQDTCGQDFSDHLAIAGSRRAAYFALNALDPQHPRPVPCYVVPPFTGS; this is translated from the coding sequence ATGAACCTGCGTTCCGTATGGCGACGGGCGGTCGTCGCGGCGGCCGGCGCCGCGCTCCTGGTGGCGGCACCGTCGACCGCGGCTCCGCTGCCCGAGAACTTCAACTTCTTCGGCGGCATACCGTCGGAACTGACGAACGCGAACGGCTCGCTGCCGGGGACGAACGACTACTCCTGCAGGCCCACGGCTCGCCACCCCAACCCAGTCGTGCTGGTGCACGGCACCGGCGGCGGCTCGCAGACGAACTGGGGTGCCTACGCGCCGCTGCTCAAGAACAACGGCTACTGCGTCTTCTCGTTCACCTACGGCGCGCTGCCCGGCGCGCCGTGGCCGGTGAATCAGATCGGCGGGACCCGGCCGCTCGCGACCAGCGCGCAGCAACTCAAGTCGATGGTGGAACGCGTTCTCGCAGCGACCGGCGCGAAGAAGGTCGATCTCATCGGCCACTCGCAGGGCACGCTCATGCCGTCGTACTTCGTGAAGTACCTGGGCGGCGCCGGCAAGGTGGGCAAGTACGTCTCGCTCGCGCCGCTCTGGCGCGGCACGGGCGGCGATCTCGGGCGCGCGGCCTCCGTCTTCGTGCGCGGCCTGAACATCCGCGATCCGTACTTTCCGGTCTTCGAGTCGATCGGCGACATGCTGCCGGGATCGCGCTTCCTCGACAAGATCTGGGCCGACGGTACGCCCTATGCGCGCGGCGTCGAGTACACGAACATCTCCACCCGCTTCGACGAGCTGGTGCTGCCGTACACGAGCGGCCAGCTCGACGGCCCACCCGGAACCAAGGTCACCAACATCGTCGTGCAGGACACCTGCGGCCAGGACTTCTCCGACCATCTGGCCATCGCGGGTTCCCGGCGCGCGGCGTACTTCGCGCTCAACGCCCTCGACCCGCAGCATCCGCGGCCGGTGCCCTGTTACGTGGTGCCGCCGTTCACGGGGTCCTGA
- a CDS encoding excalibur calcium-binding domain-containing protein — protein sequence MSPTVTRIAVAAFSIAALAAPAAASHADPYYKNCTEVRQAGKAPILKGDPGYGSHLDRDGDGIACEVKKK from the coding sequence ATGTCCCCGACCGTCACCCGCATCGCCGTCGCCGCGTTCTCGATCGCGGCGCTCGCCGCCCCGGCCGCCGCATCGCACGCCGATCCGTACTACAAGAACTGCACCGAGGTGCGCCAGGCCGGCAAGGCCCCGATCCTCAAGGGCGATCCCGGCTACGGCAGCCACCTCGATCGCGACGGCGACGGCATCGCGTGCGAGGTGAAGAAGAAGTAG